One genomic segment of Nocardia spumae includes these proteins:
- a CDS encoding MbtH family protein translates to MSNPFDDDDAEFYVLTNSEGEHSLWPVFAAVPSGWTIAHGPCLRQLCLDYVESHWTDMRPNSLIEAMRLQAK, encoded by the coding sequence ATGAGCAATCCATTCGACGATGACGACGCCGAGTTCTATGTCCTGACCAACTCCGAAGGCGAGCACTCGCTGTGGCCGGTGTTCGCCGCCGTCCCGAGCGGATGGACGATCGCTCACGGTCCTTGCCTGCGTCAGCTCTGTCTCGACTACGTCGAATCACACTGGACCGATATGCGACCGAATTCGCTGATCGAAGCCATGCGCCTGCAAGCCAAGTGA
- a CDS encoding NUDIX hydrolase, whose translation MGSGFRLNAAVAVDLVVLTLGARHTANDTLCGLLVQRLYAPFRGRWALPGGFVRPEESLSAAAVRELRDETGLRGDRMHLEQLATYGEPGRDPRGRVISTAYLALVPNLPAPQAGSEATAAGIWAVEQLLAERGRLAFDHRRILTDGVERARAKLEYTPLATAFCAREFTVAELRRVYEVVWGTAIDPRNFHRKVTTTPGFVVATGATTTRDGGRPAKLYRAGPAEVLHPPMLRPA comes from the coding sequence ATGGGCAGTGGTTTTCGCCTCAACGCAGCGGTTGCGGTCGATTTGGTGGTTCTGACCCTGGGCGCGCGGCACACTGCCAACGACACGTTGTGCGGGCTGTTGGTTCAGCGGTTGTATGCGCCTTTTCGCGGCAGATGGGCGTTGCCGGGAGGTTTCGTTCGTCCGGAGGAGAGTCTGTCGGCGGCGGCGGTACGGGAATTGCGGGACGAGACCGGACTGCGCGGGGATCGTATGCATTTGGAGCAGCTGGCGACCTACGGTGAACCCGGTCGTGATCCCCGGGGGCGGGTGATCAGCACCGCGTACCTGGCCCTGGTGCCGAATCTGCCCGCACCGCAAGCGGGTTCGGAAGCGACGGCGGCGGGAATCTGGGCGGTGGAGCAGCTGCTCGCCGAGCGCGGTCGGTTGGCCTTCGACCACCGCCGCATCCTCACCGACGGTGTCGAGCGCGCCCGCGCCAAACTCGAGTACACCCCACTGGCCACCGCGTTCTGCGCGCGTGAGTTCACGGTGGCGGAGTTGCGCCGGGTCTACGAGGTGGTCTGGGGTACCGCGATCGATCCACGCAATTTTCATCGCAAGGTCACGACCACACCGGGTTTCGTCGTCGCTACCGGTGCCACCACCACCCGCGACGGCGGCCGGCCGGCCAAGCTCTATCGTGCCGGGCCCGCGGAGGTGTTGCACCCGCCGATGCTCCGCCCGGCTTGA
- a CDS encoding TetR/AcrR family transcriptional regulator, whose protein sequence is MSVERGTARPAEQATTNPPERVIRRRPKNRRAQIAATSAAAFGSLGYHGVSMEDIASRLGISSAALYRHYPSKYALFREELLRLAAVTVESTTVRPEDAELPAEQRLAHVLDAMIAATVANRPTVTLVRWEGRYLEDDDRATLNEGFTTSIRALSDLMGELRPELAHRDRLVRGVALLSIVSSIGDHHATLPVKSLTAVLESAAWSVIRADLPEFAPAAPADRAAEIPRSFKHELLLKKSVELFHERGYPNVSVEDIATAADLSAASAVYRYYRSKSDLLAAAFRRAADRVSGAIGPATASSATPAEALSKLIDLYVAGSFAERELTFVYYAEFSHVPAEERTVLRNIQRLIVAEWVKLLVAVRNDLTEAQARILVQASFGLVVDLGRVFGDDEGMCPPDQVVALMEVVLFGTPPSA, encoded by the coding sequence GTGAGCGTAGAGCGTGGCACCGCACGCCCCGCAGAACAGGCGACAACAAATCCGCCGGAGCGGGTGATTCGCCGGCGGCCGAAGAATCGGCGCGCCCAGATCGCCGCGACCTCGGCGGCGGCCTTCGGTTCCCTCGGCTACCACGGGGTCAGCATGGAGGATATCGCCTCGCGACTCGGCATCTCCTCGGCCGCACTGTACCGGCACTATCCGAGCAAATACGCGCTGTTCCGAGAGGAATTGCTGCGTCTGGCCGCGGTGACGGTCGAATCGACCACCGTCCGGCCCGAGGATGCCGAGCTGCCGGCCGAGCAGCGGCTGGCCCACGTACTCGACGCCATGATCGCGGCGACCGTCGCCAACCGGCCGACGGTGACGCTGGTGCGCTGGGAGGGGCGTTACCTCGAGGACGACGATCGGGCGACGCTCAACGAGGGTTTCACCACCTCCATCCGAGCGTTGTCGGACCTGATGGGTGAGCTGCGACCGGAGCTCGCGCACCGGGACCGGCTGGTCCGGGGCGTGGCACTGCTCAGCATCGTCAGCAGTATCGGCGACCACCACGCCACGCTGCCGGTGAAATCCCTTACCGCAGTGCTCGAGTCGGCGGCATGGTCGGTGATCCGGGCCGATCTCCCCGAGTTCGCGCCGGCCGCCCCCGCCGACCGCGCCGCGGAGATTCCCCGGTCGTTCAAACACGAACTGCTGCTGAAGAAATCGGTGGAACTGTTCCACGAGCGCGGCTACCCCAACGTGAGCGTGGAGGACATCGCGACGGCCGCGGATCTGTCGGCCGCCTCCGCGGTCTACCGGTACTACCGCAGCAAGAGCGATCTGCTGGCCGCGGCCTTCCGGCGAGCGGCCGACCGGGTGTCGGGGGCGATCGGTCCCGCGACCGCGTCCTCGGCCACCCCCGCCGAGGCACTGTCGAAACTCATCGACCTGTACGTGGCCGGTTCGTTCGCCGAACGGGAGCTGACCTTCGTCTACTACGCCGAGTTCAGCCACGTCCCCGCCGAGGAACGCACCGTACTGCGCAATATCCAGCGGCTGATCGTCGCGGAATGGGTGAAACTGCTGGTCGCGGTGCGTAATGATCTCACCGAGGCGCAGGCGCGCATCCTGGTACAGGCGAGCTTCGGCCTGGTGGTGGATCTGGGCCGGGTCTTCGGTGACGACGAGGGCATGTGCCCGCCCGATCAGGTCGTCGCACTGATGGAGGTCGTGCTGTTCGGTACGCCGCCCAGCGCGTAG
- a CDS encoding SRPBCC family protein yields MRTLDLERIIRAPRADVFDWLTDATNYQRVPSIRRVTPVRPGNVSEHGVGAVRLLVTPLLRLTEEVTHYDPPRLFRYRVLKSLPPLRHQDGTVTFDEHPSGTRVRWQSQFEIATPLFGTAWTMALLPAVYLGLHFVLATADQELRRD; encoded by the coding sequence ATGCGCACGCTGGACCTGGAACGGATCATCCGGGCACCTCGCGCAGACGTCTTCGACTGGCTCACCGACGCCACCAATTATCAGCGCGTTCCCTCGATCCGGCGGGTGACCCCGGTGCGCCCGGGCAATGTGTCCGAGCACGGCGTCGGCGCGGTCCGGCTGCTGGTGACCCCGCTGCTGCGGCTCACCGAGGAGGTCACCCATTACGATCCGCCGCGGCTGTTCCGTTATCGAGTGCTGAAATCGCTTCCGCCACTGCGCCATCAGGACGGCACCGTCACCTTCGACGAACATCCGTCCGGGACCAGGGTGCGCTGGCAATCCCAATTCGAGATCGCCACACCGCTTTTCGGCACCGCGTGGACGATGGCGCTGCTCCCGGCGGTCTATCTGGGCCTGCACTTCGTCCTGGCCACCGCCGATCAGGAACTGCGCCGGGACTGA
- a CDS encoding SACE_7040 family transcriptional regulator encodes MDGSETIAPTRREQLKAQRRQQLLDAGARLIADRGFPGVRLDDLGAAAGISGPAVYRHFPNKEAVLVELLVGISTRLFEGGRAVAERAESPRQALSGLIEFHLDFALGEPELIRIQDRDLESLPEAARRQVRRLQRQYVEIWVAVLRELHPDLAETTARVMAHATFGLINSTPHSASPTLAGRARPILREMAWAALS; translated from the coding sequence ATGGACGGCAGTGAGACGATCGCCCCCACGCGCCGCGAACAGCTCAAGGCGCAGCGGCGGCAGCAACTGCTCGACGCCGGCGCGCGATTGATCGCCGACCGCGGATTCCCCGGAGTCCGGCTCGACGATCTGGGCGCCGCGGCCGGGATCAGCGGTCCGGCCGTGTACCGGCACTTCCCCAACAAGGAGGCGGTGCTGGTGGAGCTGCTGGTCGGGATCAGCACCCGGCTGTTCGAGGGCGGGCGGGCGGTCGCGGAGCGGGCCGAATCACCACGGCAGGCGCTGTCGGGATTGATCGAATTCCATCTCGACTTCGCCCTGGGCGAGCCGGAGCTCATCCGGATCCAGGACCGCGACCTGGAAAGTCTGCCCGAGGCCGCCCGGCGGCAGGTGCGCCGGCTGCAGCGACAGTACGTGGAGATCTGGGTCGCGGTATTGCGCGAACTTCATCCCGATCTGGCCGAAACCACCGCCCGGGTGATGGCGCACGCCACCTTCGGCCTGATCAACTCCACCCCGCACAGCGCCTCCCCCACGCTCGCCGGACGCGCCCGGCCGATACTGCGCGAGATGGCCTGGGCCGCGCTGAGCTGA
- a CDS encoding carboxyl transferase domain-containing protein, whose product MTVTQDVRAGNRAAHLALLDELREKLAASALGGPERARERHVARGKLLPRQRVDRLLDPGSPFLELSPLAADGMYGGECPGAGVIGGIGRVSGRECVIVANDATVKGGTYYPMTVKKHLRAQEVALQNHLPCIYLVDSGGAHLPHQDDVFPDREHFGRIFYNQATMSAQGIPQIAAVLGSCTAGGAYVPAMSDEAVIVRNQGTIFLGGPPLVKAATGEVVTAEELGGGELHSRTSGVTDHLADSDEDALRIVRRIVGTLAPKSPSPWEISAPVEAIAPQSELYDVVPVDLRTPYDVHEVIKRIVDGGGSPGSAGGGEFHEFKAEYGRTLVTGFARIHGHPVGIVANNGVLFGESAQKGAHFIELCDKRMIPLVFLQNITGFMVGRDYEAGGIAKHGAKMVTAVACARVPKLTVVIGGSYGAGNYSMCGRAYSPRFLWMWPNARISVMGGEQAASVLATVRGDQLGDAWSAEQEEAFKAPIREQYEHQGNPYYSTARLWDDGVIDPADTRTVLGLALSVCAQAPLEPVSYGVFRM is encoded by the coding sequence ATGACCGTTACGCAGGACGTGCGGGCCGGAAATCGGGCGGCACATCTGGCGCTGCTCGACGAGCTGCGCGAGAAATTGGCGGCGAGTGCGCTGGGCGGGCCCGAGCGCGCCCGCGAGCGCCATGTGGCGCGCGGCAAACTGCTGCCGCGACAGCGGGTGGATCGATTGCTCGATCCGGGGAGCCCGTTCCTCGAGCTGTCCCCACTGGCGGCCGACGGGATGTACGGCGGCGAGTGCCCGGGCGCCGGGGTGATCGGCGGGATCGGCCGGGTCTCGGGGCGCGAATGCGTGATCGTCGCCAACGACGCGACGGTCAAGGGCGGCACCTACTACCCGATGACCGTCAAGAAGCATCTACGTGCCCAGGAGGTGGCGCTGCAGAATCACCTGCCGTGCATCTACCTGGTGGATTCCGGTGGTGCGCATCTGCCGCATCAGGATGACGTCTTCCCCGATCGCGAGCATTTCGGCCGGATCTTCTACAACCAGGCGACCATGAGCGCCCAGGGCATCCCGCAGATCGCGGCGGTGCTGGGCTCCTGTACGGCCGGCGGCGCCTACGTGCCCGCGATGAGTGACGAGGCGGTGATCGTGCGCAATCAGGGCACGATCTTCCTCGGCGGCCCGCCGCTGGTGAAGGCCGCCACCGGGGAGGTGGTCACCGCGGAGGAACTCGGCGGCGGCGAATTGCATTCGCGCACTTCCGGTGTCACGGATCATCTGGCCGACAGTGACGAGGACGCGCTGCGCATCGTGCGCCGTATCGTCGGCACCCTCGCGCCGAAATCGCCCAGCCCGTGGGAGATCTCCGCACCGGTAGAGGCGATCGCCCCGCAGTCGGAGCTCTACGACGTGGTTCCGGTGGACCTGCGCACGCCCTACGATGTGCACGAGGTCATCAAGCGGATCGTCGACGGTGGTGGATCTCCCGGCTCCGCCGGGGGTGGCGAATTCCACGAATTCAAGGCCGAATACGGCCGCACCCTGGTCACGGGATTCGCGCGTATCCACGGGCATCCGGTGGGCATCGTCGCCAACAACGGCGTACTGTTCGGTGAATCCGCCCAGAAGGGCGCGCATTTCATCGAATTGTGCGACAAGCGGATGATCCCGCTGGTCTTCCTGCAGAACATCACCGGCTTCATGGTCGGTCGCGACTACGAGGCCGGCGGAATCGCCAAGCACGGCGCGAAGATGGTCACCGCGGTGGCCTGCGCGCGGGTGCCGAAGCTGACGGTGGTGATCGGCGGTTCCTACGGCGCGGGCAACTATTCGATGTGCGGGCGGGCGTATTCGCCACGCTTCCTGTGGATGTGGCCCAACGCCCGGATCTCGGTCATGGGCGGCGAGCAGGCCGCCTCGGTCCTGGCGACGGTGCGCGGCGATCAACTCGGCGACGCGTGGTCCGCCGAGCAGGAGGAGGCGTTCAAGGCCCCGATCCGGGAGCAGTACGAACACCAGGGCAATCCCTACTACTCCACCGCCCGGCTCTGGGACGACGGCGTGATCGATCCCGCCGACACCAGGACCGTGCTCGGGCTGGCGCTGTCGGTCTGCGCGCAAGCTCCGCTCGAACCCGTTTCCTACGGCGTATTCCGGATGTGA
- a CDS encoding acetyl-CoA carboxylase biotin carboxylase subunit: MLNKSHPVPFDTVLVANRGEIAVRVIRTLREMGIRSVAVYSDADAGARHVAEADVAVRLGPAPARQSYLDIDRVVDAALRTGAQAVHPGYGFLSENSAFAAALERAGIVFLGPPVRAIEVMGDKIAAKTAVADFGVPVVPGIARPGLTDDELIAAATDIGYPVLVKPSAGGGGKGMRRVEDPAELPAALVSARREAAAAFGDDTLFLERFVATPRHIEVQILADRFGNVLHLGERECSLQRRHQKVIEEAPSPLLDPQTRARIGTAACNTARSVDYVGAGTVEFIVSADRPDEFFFMEMNTRLQVEHPVTELVTGVDLVECQVRVAAGQKIAVGQDDIRLTGHAVEARVYAEDPGRDFLPTGGTVLALAEPEGTGVRVDSGLHRGSVIGSDYDPMLSKVIAYGPDRASALARLDQALAETQVLGVRTNTDFLRFLLADPDVRRGALDTGLLDRRAGDFRPAPVTDDQFVAAAVSRWSRTWPAAPRGPWEVPDGWRIGAAAPTVHRLEGGDRVVHVAITGTPGDARVAVDDGDPRALIADLDGAVLTMTLDGIRLRYRVAEQDGPIWVAGAGGVAAVREVAEPSVRGADDQVTDAEIVSPMPGSVIAVHVEPGVRVAAGTPVVVVEAMKMEHTLTAPVTGTVELLVAAGDQVQVEQVLARIAAEPAPADAEQAADTEQKEVVS; the protein is encoded by the coding sequence GTGCTGAACAAATCCCACCCGGTGCCTTTCGACACCGTATTGGTCGCCAACCGCGGCGAGATCGCCGTGCGAGTGATCCGGACCCTGCGCGAGATGGGCATTCGCTCGGTCGCGGTCTACAGCGACGCCGACGCCGGGGCCCGGCACGTGGCCGAGGCCGATGTCGCGGTGCGGCTGGGGCCGGCGCCGGCCCGGCAGAGTTATCTCGATATCGACCGGGTCGTGGACGCCGCACTGCGCACCGGCGCGCAGGCGGTACATCCGGGTTACGGCTTCCTGTCGGAGAATTCGGCCTTCGCCGCCGCGCTGGAGCGGGCGGGCATCGTCTTCCTCGGCCCGCCCGTGCGCGCCATCGAGGTGATGGGCGACAAGATCGCGGCCAAGACCGCGGTCGCCGACTTCGGCGTCCCGGTCGTTCCGGGCATCGCCCGGCCGGGCCTCACCGATGACGAATTGATCGCCGCTGCCACCGACATCGGCTATCCGGTACTGGTCAAGCCGTCCGCGGGCGGCGGCGGCAAGGGTATGCGCCGGGTCGAAGATCCGGCCGAGCTGCCGGCGGCGCTGGTGAGCGCGCGCCGCGAGGCCGCCGCGGCCTTCGGTGACGACACCCTGTTCCTGGAACGATTCGTCGCGACGCCACGCCATATCGAGGTGCAGATCCTGGCCGACCGCTTCGGCAACGTTCTGCATCTGGGCGAACGCGAATGCAGTCTGCAGCGCCGTCACCAGAAGGTCATCGAGGAGGCGCCCTCGCCGCTGCTCGATCCGCAGACACGCGCCCGCATCGGCACCGCCGCCTGCAATACCGCGCGCAGTGTCGACTACGTCGGCGCGGGCACGGTCGAATTCATCGTCTCCGCCGATCGGCCGGACGAGTTCTTCTTCATGGAGATGAACACCCGGCTGCAGGTGGAACATCCGGTGACCGAGCTGGTCACCGGGGTGGATTTGGTGGAATGCCAGGTCCGGGTGGCCGCGGGGCAGAAGATCGCGGTGGGACAGGACGATATCCGGCTCACCGGTCACGCCGTCGAGGCGCGGGTGTACGCCGAGGATCCCGGTCGCGACTTCCTGCCGACCGGAGGCACGGTCCTGGCACTGGCCGAACCGGAAGGCACCGGGGTGCGGGTGGATTCGGGCCTGCACCGGGGCAGTGTGATCGGCAGCGATTACGACCCGATGCTGTCGAAGGTGATCGCCTACGGTCCCGATCGCGCGTCCGCGCTGGCCCGGCTCGATCAGGCGCTGGCCGAAACCCAGGTGCTGGGGGTGCGCACCAATACCGATTTCCTGCGGTTCCTGCTGGCCGATCCGGATGTGCGGCGCGGAGCTCTCGACACCGGCCTCCTGGACCGGCGCGCCGGAGATTTCCGTCCCGCCCCGGTCACCGACGATCAGTTCGTCGCGGCGGCGGTATCGCGGTGGTCGCGCACGTGGCCGGCGGCGCCGCGCGGTCCGTGGGAGGTACCCGACGGCTGGCGCATCGGCGCCGCCGCCCCCACGGTGCACCGGCTCGAGGGCGGCGATCGCGTTGTGCACGTGGCGATTACCGGCACCCCGGGTGATGCGCGCGTCGCCGTGGACGACGGTGACCCGCGAGCGCTGATCGCCGATCTGGACGGTGCGGTGCTGACCATGACGCTGGACGGCATCCGGCTGCGCTATCGGGTCGCCGAGCAGGACGGTCCGATCTGGGTCGCCGGTGCCGGGGGTGTGGCCGCGGTACGCGAGGTCGCCGAACCCAGCGTGCGCGGCGCCGACGATCAGGTCACCGATGCCGAAATAGTCAGTCCCATGCCGGGTTCGGTGATCGCCGTGCACGTGGAACCGGGCGTCCGGGTGGCCGCGGGCACCCCGGTGGTGGTGGTCGAGGCGATGAAGATGGAACACACGCTGACCGCGCCGGTCACCGGGACCGTGGAGCTGCTGGTGGCGGCCGGCGATCAGGTGCAAGTCGAACAGGTCCTGGCGCGGATCGCCGCCGAGCCCGCCCCGGCCGATGCCGAGCAGGCGGCGGATACCGAGCAGAAAGAGGTAGTTTCGTGA
- a CDS encoding acyl-CoA dehydrogenase family protein, which produces MSDFLSTGTLPQEYRDLALTVRDFANQVVAPVAAKHDADHTFPYEVVAGMADMGLFGLPFPEEYGGMGGDYFALCLALEELGKIDQSVAITLEAGVSLGAMPVYRFGNEEQKQQWLPQLTSGRALAGFGLTEPGAGSDAGGTRTTAVLDGDEWIINGSKQFITNSGTDITRLVTVTAVTGGTEGKKEISTILVPADTPGFVAEPAYNKVGWHASDTHPLSLTDVRVPQANLLGERGRGYANFLRILDEGRIAIAALSVGAAQGCVDESVRYAGEREAFGRAIGRNQAVAFKIARMEARAHAARTAYYDAAALMLAGKPFKKEAAIAKLVASEAAMDNSRDATQIFGGYGFMNEYAVARHYRDSKILEIGEGTTEVQLMLIGRELGL; this is translated from the coding sequence GTGAGTGATTTCCTGTCCACCGGCACCCTGCCGCAGGAGTATCGGGACCTGGCGCTGACCGTCCGCGATTTCGCCAACCAGGTGGTGGCGCCCGTCGCCGCGAAACACGACGCCGACCACACGTTCCCGTACGAGGTGGTAGCCGGAATGGCCGATATGGGGCTGTTCGGCCTGCCCTTCCCGGAAGAGTACGGCGGCATGGGTGGCGACTACTTCGCCCTGTGCCTGGCCCTGGAGGAACTCGGCAAGATCGACCAGAGCGTGGCGATCACGCTCGAGGCCGGTGTCTCGCTGGGCGCCATGCCGGTCTACCGATTCGGCAACGAGGAGCAGAAGCAGCAGTGGTTGCCGCAGTTGACCTCCGGACGCGCGCTGGCCGGCTTCGGACTCACCGAACCGGGCGCGGGCAGTGACGCCGGTGGCACCCGAACCACCGCGGTACTCGACGGTGACGAGTGGATCATCAACGGCAGCAAGCAGTTCATCACCAACTCCGGCACCGATATCACCCGGCTGGTGACCGTGACGGCGGTGACCGGTGGGACCGAGGGCAAGAAGGAGATCTCCACGATCCTCGTCCCCGCCGACACTCCGGGTTTCGTCGCCGAACCCGCCTACAACAAGGTCGGCTGGCACGCCTCGGACACCCATCCGCTGAGTCTCACCGATGTCCGTGTGCCGCAGGCGAACCTGCTCGGTGAGCGCGGCCGCGGCTATGCCAACTTCCTGCGAATTCTCGACGAGGGCCGGATCGCGATCGCGGCGCTGTCGGTCGGTGCCGCGCAGGGCTGCGTGGACGAGAGTGTGCGCTATGCCGGCGAGCGGGAAGCCTTCGGCCGCGCCATCGGCCGCAATCAGGCGGTGGCCTTCAAGATCGCGCGGATGGAGGCGCGGGCCCACGCGGCCCGCACCGCCTACTACGACGCGGCGGCGTTGATGCTGGCGGGCAAGCCCTTCAAGAAGGAGGCCGCGATCGCGAAGCTCGTCGCCAGCGAGGCCGCGATGGACAATTCCCGTGACGCCACCCAGATCTTCGGCGGCTACGGCTTCATGAACGAATACGCTGTCGCCCGGCACTACCGGGACTCGAAGATCCTCGAGATCGGTGAGGGCACTACGGAGGTTCAGCTGATGCTGATCGGACGGGAGCTGGGACTGTGA
- a CDS encoding MaoC family dehydratase, with protein MEPVRRVVQRGLWFEELETGVLYEHRPGRTITEADNVAFTTQTMNTQALHLDAAFADALPPFNQRLVNSMLTLSTLVGLSVAQLTQGTIVGNLGFSEVAFPKPMFHGDTLYAETLVTAKRESKSRPGEGIATFAHTGRNQHGDVVATAVRKTLVRMRPAGQE; from the coding sequence ATGGAGCCCGTGCGCCGGGTGGTACAGCGCGGATTGTGGTTCGAGGAACTGGAAACCGGTGTGCTGTACGAACATCGGCCGGGCCGCACCATCACCGAGGCCGACAACGTCGCGTTCACCACGCAGACGATGAATACCCAGGCACTGCACCTGGACGCGGCCTTCGCCGACGCGCTGCCGCCGTTCAACCAGCGGCTGGTCAATTCGATGCTCACCCTCTCGACTCTGGTCGGCCTGTCGGTGGCGCAGCTGACCCAGGGCACCATCGTGGGCAATCTGGGTTTCTCGGAGGTCGCCTTCCCGAAGCCGATGTTCCACGGTGACACCCTCTACGCCGAGACCCTGGTGACGGCGAAACGCGAGTCGAAGAGCCGGCCTGGCGAGGGTATCGCGACCTTCGCGCACACCGGCCGCAACCAACACGGCGACGTGGTGGCGACGGCGGTGCGCAAAACCCTGGTCCGGATGCGGCCGGCCGGGCAGGAGTAG
- a CDS encoding HpcH/HpaI aldolase/citrate lyase family protein produces the protein MSWEIPGPAWLFCPADRGERYEKAAAAADVVIIDLEDGVGAGDKEAAREVLMATPLDPERTVVRVNAAGTHDFDADLTALASTSYRRVMLPKCESAEQLSMLSDYEVVALFESPLGALRTEAVMAAPNTIASMAGAEDLVAGLGGISSRRADGGYRDVARHLRTTALLAAKAHGKVALDSVYLDIADLDGLRAESDEAVAVGYDVKVAIHPKQLAVIRAAYTPTDDELDWARRVLAEVPNNRGVFSFEGRMVDGPVIRHAERILQRGGVR, from the coding sequence ATGAGCTGGGAAATCCCGGGACCGGCCTGGTTGTTCTGCCCGGCCGACCGCGGTGAGCGCTACGAGAAGGCCGCCGCGGCGGCCGATGTGGTGATCATCGATCTGGAGGACGGCGTCGGCGCCGGTGACAAAGAGGCCGCGCGCGAGGTGCTGATGGCCACGCCGCTGGACCCGGAGCGGACCGTGGTCCGGGTCAACGCGGCCGGGACGCACGACTTCGACGCCGATCTGACCGCGCTGGCCTCGACGTCTTATCGCCGCGTCATGCTGCCGAAATGCGAATCGGCGGAACAACTGTCGATGTTGTCGGATTACGAGGTCGTCGCGCTGTTCGAATCGCCGCTGGGCGCGTTGCGCACCGAAGCGGTCATGGCCGCGCCGAATACCATCGCCTCGATGGCCGGTGCGGAAGATCTGGTCGCCGGTCTGGGCGGCATTTCGAGCCGTCGCGCCGACGGCGGTTATCGCGACGTGGCGCGTCACCTCCGCACGACGGCACTGCTGGCGGCGAAGGCGCACGGTAAGGTCGCGCTCGACTCGGTGTATCTGGATATCGCCGACCTGGACGGATTGCGGGCGGAATCCGACGAGGCCGTCGCGGTCGGCTACGACGTGAAGGTGGCGATCCACCCGAAGCAACTCGCCGTGATCCGCGCGGCCTACACGCCCACCGACGACGAATTGGACTGGGCTCGACGAGTGCTGGCCGAGGTGCCCAACAATCGCGGGGTGTTCAGTTTCGAGGGACGCATGGTCGACGGGCCGGTGATCCGGCACGCGGAGCGGATCCTGCAACGCGGCGGGGTCCGGTAG